Proteins from one Leptospira wolffii serovar Khorat str. Khorat-H2 genomic window:
- a CDS encoding methylglyoxal synthase, with product MLSAEVPKTKRIVLIAHDNKKEDLVEWVQLHKEILARHHLYATGTTGKIVHERADLPVHRFLSGPLGGDQQIGAKIVDGEIDVVIFFWDPLTAQPHDPDVKALLRIAVLYNIPIANNRISADYLISSNLLSSSYKRTTIDYNTGLPIY from the coding sequence ATGTTGAGTGCCGAAGTTCCCAAAACGAAGCGGATCGTATTGATCGCGCATGATAATAAGAAGGAAGACCTTGTGGAATGGGTCCAACTCCATAAGGAAATTCTTGCAAGACATCATCTGTATGCGACAGGAACGACCGGAAAGATCGTGCACGAGAGAGCCGATCTGCCCGTGCACCGATTCCTTTCCGGACCTCTGGGCGGCGATCAACAGATCGGAGCCAAGATCGTGGACGGAGAGATCGACGTAGTGATTTTCTTCTGGGATCCTCTGACCGCCCAACCCCATGATCCGGACGTCAAGGCCCTGCTTAGGATCGCGGTTTTGTACAATATCCCGATCGCAAATAACCGGATTTCCGCCGATTACCTGATCTCTTCCAATCTATTATCTTCTTCTTATAAACGAACCACGATCGATTATAATACCGGCCTTCCCATCTACTGA
- a CDS encoding TonB-dependent receptor, whose product MKKLFTIILTALVLPFAEAFALDVNLKGKIKDTDGRPVANARLYITETKFSVRSSSDGSFEFQHLSPGTYTLVISAQNFELKTEKVELSETDKQLDLTLRPSLLEGVAINVTAKSAASDFLSTPQPTTVLEGRQLQRLRGQNVMSALENTPGTSVMTTGAGTSKPVIRGLTGQRVLVMTDGVRQEEQQFGDDHTVDLDAFNVDKIEIVRGPASVLYGSDALGGVINVIRSKAPTAKDGAPLLGGTFSTNSFSNNKQDAGALSLFGYHKDTNFGYRIQTDTRKAGRITTPQGTLPNTGFHERNVNASLGTDGSWGNFYVDSFQRYQEQDLYDNPSENLGSTAYQTVLHQKTHMHGFFILPFVNVELDAGYQRNNRREIEDKNRYMPIKDTLIDPSVSPYDKAVSIYQVNKYDYKQGLNLSLDTTTVDAKVHHKEWKGLKGTIGASGMQQRSNTIGTEPLIPAYSLNNIGFFAFEEWKIKDFTFSAGARSDKRSVDIRENTDLGNAETTKNYSASTGTLGSVWRFAKDFSLALNAGRGFRAPTPFELFANGVHEGSGRFEIGKEGLRPEVSLNYDASLRYANDRFQAEFSVFRNRIDNYIYSVSAGAIDADSGLPIYRYRQDAATLEGGELSFQAQATSWLVVTGGIDILRATIRKNIPNEILADPANVDLDSVYSDLKNKYLPRMSPNRGRLGLRFTRKELLGISNPYFSVTGTFVQSQYKVDKLETPTPGYNLYDIGFGGEIPGMTNGTESATFDVAVLNVFDKEYVSHLSRYKDYALNPGTNVTFKTTIPFTLISN is encoded by the coding sequence ATGAAGAAATTATTTACCATTATTTTAACGGCGCTCGTCCTGCCTTTCGCGGAAGCGTTCGCCCTGGACGTGAATCTTAAAGGGAAAATCAAGGATACGGACGGTCGCCCCGTTGCGAACGCAAGACTTTATATTACGGAAACAAAATTCTCCGTCCGCTCGTCAAGTGACGGTAGTTTTGAATTCCAACATCTTTCTCCGGGAACTTACACCCTAGTGATCTCCGCCCAAAATTTCGAATTAAAAACCGAAAAAGTAGAATTATCCGAAACGGACAAACAATTGGATCTGACTCTCCGTCCTTCTCTCTTAGAAGGAGTAGCGATTAACGTTACGGCCAAATCCGCGGCCTCCGATTTCCTCTCCACCCCTCAACCCACTACCGTTTTAGAAGGTAGACAGCTACAAAGATTGAGAGGACAAAACGTGATGTCCGCTTTGGAGAATACTCCCGGGACTTCCGTAATGACTACCGGGGCGGGAACCTCCAAGCCGGTGATCCGAGGTTTGACCGGACAAAGAGTTCTCGTTATGACGGACGGAGTAAGACAGGAAGAACAGCAATTCGGAGACGATCATACGGTGGATCTGGATGCGTTTAACGTGGACAAAATCGAAATCGTAAGGGGTCCCGCTTCCGTTCTTTACGGCTCCGATGCTCTCGGAGGAGTGATCAATGTGATCCGCTCCAAGGCCCCCACTGCCAAAGACGGGGCTCCTCTTTTAGGCGGAACCTTCTCCACGAATAGCTTCTCCAATAATAAGCAGGATGCGGGAGCTCTTTCTCTTTTCGGGTATCATAAGGATACCAATTTCGGATATAGAATCCAAACGGATACCAGAAAGGCGGGAAGAATCACCACTCCCCAAGGGACTCTGCCGAACACAGGATTTCATGAAAGAAACGTAAACGCTTCCCTGGGCACGGACGGATCCTGGGGAAATTTCTATGTGGATTCTTTCCAAAGATACCAGGAGCAGGATTTATACGATAATCCGAGCGAGAATTTAGGCTCCACCGCTTACCAAACCGTACTCCATCAAAAGACACATATGCACGGATTCTTTATCCTACCTTTCGTGAACGTGGAATTGGACGCGGGTTATCAGAGAAATAACAGAAGGGAAATCGAAGATAAGAATCGATACATGCCGATCAAAGACACTCTTATCGATCCTTCCGTGAGTCCTTACGACAAGGCGGTCTCTATCTACCAAGTGAACAAATACGATTACAAACAGGGACTGAATCTCTCCTTGGATACGACCACCGTGGATGCGAAAGTTCATCATAAGGAATGGAAGGGACTCAAAGGAACGATAGGTGCCTCCGGTATGCAACAAAGAAGTAATACGATCGGGACCGAGCCTTTGATTCCTGCTTATAGCTTGAATAATATAGGTTTCTTCGCATTCGAAGAATGGAAGATCAAGGATTTCACATTCTCCGCAGGCGCTCGTTCGGACAAAAGAAGTGTGGATATAAGGGAAAATACGGACTTAGGAAACGCCGAAACCACTAAGAATTACTCCGCAAGCACGGGAACCCTCGGATCCGTTTGGAGATTCGCCAAGGATTTCTCCCTTGCCTTGAATGCGGGTAGAGGATTTCGAGCTCCGACTCCTTTCGAACTATTCGCCAACGGAGTGCATGAGGGAAGCGGAAGGTTCGAAATCGGAAAGGAAGGATTAAGGCCCGAAGTTTCCCTGAATTACGACGCTTCTTTACGTTATGCGAACGATAGATTCCAAGCGGAGTTTAGCGTATTTAGAAATAGGATCGATAATTATATCTACTCCGTGAGCGCAGGCGCCATAGACGCGGATTCGGGACTTCCCATTTATCGCTATAGGCAGGATGCGGCCACTCTGGAAGGAGGTGAGCTTAGCTTCCAGGCTCAAGCGACATCCTGGTTGGTCGTTACGGGAGGTATAGACATACTGAGAGCCACTATACGTAAGAATATTCCGAACGAGATTCTTGCAGATCCTGCTAACGTGGATTTGGATTCCGTATATTCGGATCTAAAGAACAAGTATCTTCCAAGAATGAGCCCGAACCGGGGAAGATTGGGACTTAGGTTCACTAGAAAAGAATTATTAGGTATCTCTAATCCGTATTTTTCCGTTACCGGCACCTTCGTTCAGTCCCAGTACAAGGTGGACAAATTGGAGACCCCCACTCCGGGTTATAATCTCTACGATATAGGCTTCGGAGGAGAAATCCCCGGAATGACCAACGGAACGGAATCTGCGACCTTCGATGTGGCGGTTCTGAACGTTTTTGACAAGGAATACGTAAGCCATCTCAGCCGTTATAAGGACTACGCCCTGAATCCGGGAACTAACGTAACCTTTAAGACGACGATACCTTTTACGCTTATATCCAATTGA
- a CDS encoding FcpA-related putative periplasmic flagellar protein, translating to MGPNTISPSGVGYLLLLPLLLSVTISLHTEEDPHDRNRKLQVLIPESAQEGPWSEDPTEFKDLDILGDFGEDSSKQSLEKTREHLSKALDDFRKTSESVQTRRKAEEAKVLESERYEWQKKTRIENAERAFSREIAQARLESVKQLALAMRNMDKIKNPRINRSESFLDLKAGVYREFIKHQYALRNYVQSAEFLEKYIALDPKMNDEAEPHRMLSHCYERLYLSAKKSGDANAMDYYQSRRKKHGILYAEIAYGRESYEFKKVLELLARD from the coding sequence ATGGGACCGAATACGATTTCTCCGTCCGGGGTCGGTTATCTACTCCTCCTGCCCCTTCTTCTTTCCGTTACGATTTCTTTGCATACGGAAGAGGATCCTCATGATCGAAATCGTAAACTACAGGTATTGATTCCCGAATCGGCCCAGGAAGGACCTTGGAGCGAAGATCCTACGGAGTTCAAGGACCTGGATATACTCGGCGACTTCGGAGAGGACAGTTCCAAGCAATCTTTGGAAAAAACCAGAGAACATCTGTCCAAGGCCTTGGACGATTTCAGGAAAACCTCCGAGAGCGTTCAGACCAGAAGAAAGGCGGAGGAAGCCAAGGTTCTCGAATCGGAAAGATACGAATGGCAAAAAAAGACTAGGATCGAAAACGCAGAGAGAGCATTCTCCCGGGAAATCGCGCAAGCCAGACTAGAATCCGTTAAGCAATTGGCTCTCGCCATGAGAAACATGGATAAGATCAAAAATCCCAGAATCAATCGATCCGAATCCTTCCTGGATTTAAAAGCGGGAGTATATCGAGAATTTATAAAACACCAATATGCGCTCCGCAATTACGTGCAATCCGCGGAGTTCCTGGAAAAATATATAGCGCTCGATCCGAAAATGAACGACGAGGCCGAACCGCATCGCATGCTTTCCCATTGTTACGAAAGACTTTATCTTTCTGCCAAAAAATCGGGAGACGCAAACGCAATGGACTATTATCAGAGTCGTCGTAAAAAACACGGAATCCTATACGCGGAAATTGCGTACGGTCGGGAATCCTACGAATTTAAAAAGGTGTTGGAGCTTTTGGCCAGAGACTAG